From Acinetobacter lwoffii, a single genomic window includes:
- a CDS encoding IS3-like element ISAcsp5 family transposase (programmed frameshift) translates to MTRRKRRNHSAEFKVKVALAAIKGDHTLAELSTQFDLHQNQIIDWKNQLLEQSVNIFSRPTAQQEPEIDLKALHAKIGHQALQIGFFRRCAQKNRAAERQKMIDKTHQLSVRQQSQLIQINRSTLYYKPKEISSTDLSLMRLIDEIHLDYPFMGSRMIRDMLQRQGHQIGRRKVRRLMRLMGIHALYPKPNTSKPNLAHRIFPYLLKNMVIDHSNQVWCTDITYIPMAKGFVYLCAIIDWHSRKVLAHRVSISMETDFCIDALQEAIVKYGCPEVFNTDQGSQFTSEAFLNELKLRNIRISMDGKGRWMDNVMIERLWRSVKHEEVYLKAYDTVKQAKQSIAEYLDFYNMIRPHSSLNKATPDEFYDQHLLKVMAA, encoded by the exons ATGACACGAAGAAAACGTCGTAATCATTCAGCAGAGTTTAAAGTTAAAGTTGCTCTCGCAGCAATTAAAGGCGACCACACACTCGCTGAACTTTCTACTCAATTCGATTTACATCAAAACCAAATCATCGATTGGAAAAATCAACTGCTTGAGCAATCAGTCAATATTTTTTCACGACCAACAGCACAACAAGAACCAGAGATTGACCTCAAAGCTCTACATGCCAAGATAGGACATCAGGCATTGCAAATTG GATTTTTTAGAAGGTGCGCTCAGAAAAATAGGGCAGCTGAGCGGCAAAAAATGATCGATAAGACCCATCAACTTTCGGTACGACAACAATCGCAATTGATTCAAATCAATCGCAGTACGTTGTATTACAAGCCCAAAGAGATTTCATCAACTGATTTGAGTTTGATGCGTCTAATCGATGAAATTCATCTCGACTACCCATTTATGGGCAGTCGAATGATACGAGATATGCTACAGCGTCAAGGACATCAAATAGGTCGGCGTAAAGTCCGACGTTTAATGCGCTTGATGGGAATACATGCCTTGTATCCAAAACCCAATACCAGTAAGCCTAATCTTGCACACCGTATTTTCCCATATCTGTTGAAAAACATGGTCATCGATCACTCTAATCAAGTCTGGTGTACAGATATCACGTACATTCCTATGGCTAAAGGCTTTGTCTATCTGTGTGCAATTATAGATTGGCATAGTCGTAAAGTACTGGCTCATCGAGTATCGATCAGTATGGAAACAGACTTTTGCATAGATGCGTTGCAAGAAGCAATTGTGAAATATGGTTGTCCAGAGGTGTTTAATACAGACCAAGGCAGTCAATTCACAAGCGAGGCATTTTTGAATGAGTTAAAATTGCGAAATATCCGTATCAGTATGGATGGGAAAGGACGATGGATGGATAATGTGATGATTGAGCGTTTATGGCGCAGCGTGAAGCATGAGGAAGTCTATTTGAAGGCTTACGATACGGTTAAACAAGCGAAACAATCAATTGCTGAATATTTGGATTTTTATAACATGATACGTCCTCATTCAAGTTTGAATAAGGCAACACCGGATGAATTTTATGATCAACATTTACTAAAAGTAATGGCAGCATAA
- a CDS encoding TniB family NTP-binding protein → MSGLINGTTLFHHIYSSSAQKNKTSENVANWIKTLADETKISICLVGLPTIQDNLFIDSQLARRFSCVLQLNPLTLNKYDQSGTLMPFLKQTSLYIAKNFNLSFDPEIFSKDLSKRIFLATSGFQAYVMQLIHQSCLNALSDNRTVVSMNDFHTAYALKSILYKPMTNKDLFLLNPSQITEILI, encoded by the coding sequence TTGAGTGGTCTAATTAACGGAACCACATTATTTCATCATATTTATAGCTCGAGTGCCCAAAAGAATAAAACATCTGAAAATGTAGCCAACTGGATTAAAACATTAGCTGATGAAACTAAAATATCTATATGTTTGGTCGGGTTACCTACTATTCAAGATAATCTTTTTATTGACAGTCAACTAGCACGCAGATTTTCTTGTGTCTTACAACTCAATCCTTTGACCTTAAATAAATATGATCAATCTGGGACACTTATGCCCTTTTTGAAACAGACCTCTCTATACATAGCAAAGAACTTCAATCTTAGCTTTGATCCCGAAATTTTCTCAAAAGATTTATCTAAGCGCATATTTTTAGCCACTAGTGGCTTCCAAGCCTATGTCATGCAGCTGATACATCAAAGCTGTCTGAATGCACTAAGCGATAATCGTACGGTTGTTTCAATGAATGACTTTCATACAGCTTATGCATTAAAAAGTATCTTATATAAACCCATGACTAACAAAGATCTTTTTTTACTTAATCCCTCTCAAATTACTGAAATCTTAATTTAA
- a CDS encoding TniQ family protein, translating into MKKLSLSHTPIPFSDEFLASFLLRASYINGYEFPEQMLNSAGISIYKKSYEALFTNEDKFKEVIEQLGLSDDLLDLVIKKTPPTFQNFFWTKTQVIHRKLLNIGLHKFCSSCLEDKGYWKKNWLLTPLTVCLDHHIDLIEKCPECDNPLETSRKSLFECSTCTFNLRKSQKQQSTLEDIQINTWFLDSFQGTDKTFNENFFDIWIALCEYFSNLEIFKNRSYILNLSHEYFHNEDKFISSLINEIKSNLDYAHPRIQLLPFLENKSRFKPILDEILSYFRDYNSPSSKCIQRKFNKREATHILGVSFAAFHKRLKAGVLYHDKLNVSDRTNFLASILEEWLINEKKNINGTYTYHRPPPQADESNDYFSIPEIMEILNINNHNARLFLKIPDIPATKKYVHRYTQSCLSKKFVNDFHKKYIFLSPLADYLDVSHLTLRAKLSSLKIEPIYINKLYPAYYARKDIQHLDKSMIENIVTYKNNSGRKKVGTVDKSKCDAYVSLNEASQLLGISSLQTAQLIQHKWLKVENLEIRPYRIPRRSIDKLIQQKNDPTYVDIEVVLNGLDCSYDQLEKNWIMTGHLKLRHIGYWRSFSKTEFDKAMKIHQEYFTASEANDYLGMHRTHMTNLVTQGLIKPKFHGNKFYSVRLFLREDVDKLLEAGYGYKSNQKKS; encoded by the coding sequence ATGAAAAAATTATCTCTTTCTCATACTCCAATCCCATTTTCTGATGAATTTTTAGCAAGCTTTCTCCTTAGAGCTTCATATATAAATGGCTATGAATTTCCTGAACAAATGCTAAACAGCGCAGGTATTTCCATATATAAAAAATCTTACGAGGCATTATTTACCAATGAAGATAAGTTTAAGGAAGTTATTGAACAGTTGGGACTTTCAGATGACTTACTAGATCTGGTAATAAAAAAGACCCCTCCAACATTTCAAAATTTCTTCTGGACAAAAACTCAAGTAATTCATCGTAAATTACTTAATATTGGCCTCCATAAATTTTGCTCATCCTGTTTAGAAGATAAGGGTTATTGGAAGAAAAATTGGTTATTAACCCCCTTAACAGTTTGTCTAGATCACCATATTGATTTGATAGAAAAATGCCCTGAATGCGATAATCCATTAGAGACTAGCCGAAAATCATTATTTGAATGTTCAACTTGTACTTTTAATTTACGTAAGAGCCAAAAGCAGCAATCTACACTAGAAGATATCCAGATTAATACATGGTTCTTAGATAGCTTTCAAGGGACTGATAAAACTTTTAATGAAAATTTTTTTGATATCTGGATAGCTTTATGCGAGTACTTTTCTAACTTAGAAATATTTAAAAACCGATCTTATATTTTAAATTTATCCCATGAATATTTTCATAATGAGGATAAATTTATTTCTAGCCTTATAAATGAAATCAAAAGCAACCTAGATTATGCTCATCCAAGAATTCAACTTCTTCCCTTTTTAGAAAATAAATCTAGATTTAAACCTATTCTCGATGAAATCCTAAGTTATTTTAGAGATTATAACTCTCCTTCCTCAAAATGTATTCAACGGAAATTTAATAAGAGAGAAGCTACTCATATACTTGGGGTTAGTTTTGCAGCATTTCATAAAAGACTGAAGGCGGGAGTTTTATATCACGATAAACTCAATGTAAGTGATAGAACTAATTTTCTTGCTTCTATACTTGAGGAATGGCTAATCAATGAAAAGAAAAATATCAATGGCACCTATACATATCATCGTCCACCACCACAAGCCGATGAATCTAATGATTATTTTTCTATTCCAGAAATTATGGAAATACTAAATATTAACAATCATAATGCACGTTTATTTCTTAAAATACCAGATATTCCAGCCACAAAAAAATATGTCCATCGTTATACACAGTCTTGTCTTTCCAAAAAATTTGTTAATGATTTTCATAAAAAATATATTTTTCTAAGTCCACTTGCTGACTACTTGGACGTTTCGCATCTCACACTGAGAGCCAAGCTTTCAAGTTTAAAAATTGAACCTATATATATAAACAAACTTTATCCGGCATATTATGCAAGAAAAGATATTCAGCATTTAGATAAGTCAATGATTGAAAATATAGTTACTTATAAAAATAATTCAGGGCGTAAAAAAGTTGGAACTGTAGATAAGAGTAAATGTGATGCTTATGTAAGCCTAAATGAAGCATCTCAACTTCTAGGTATTTCCTCATTACAAACAGCTCAACTTATTCAACATAAATGGCTTAAAGTAGAAAATTTAGAGATACGCCCGTATCGTATCCCAAGAAGAAGTATCGACAAATTAATTCAACAAAAGAATGACCCTACGTATGTTGATATAGAGGTGGTACTCAATGGATTAGATTGCTCATATGACCAACTTGAAAAAAATTGGATTATGACAGGTCATTTAAAACTTCGACATATTGGATATTGGCGGTCCTTCTCCAAAACTGAGTTTGATAAAGCCATGAAGATTCACCAAGAGTATTTTACAGCTTCAGAGGCTAATGACTATTTAGGTATGCATCGCACGCATATGACTAATCTAGTAACTCAGGGATTAATTAAGCCTAAATTTCATGGCAATAAATTTTATTCGGTCAGACTATTCTTACGGGAGGACGTTGATAAATTACTCGAAGCCGGTTATGGCTATAAAAGTAATCAAAAAAAATCTTAA
- a CDS encoding TonB-dependent receptor, with amino-acid sequence MYQSPKFPFVKSTLSCLIACAGQNIYAENDTQEVQRLDTIIIQATRTDRERLTTPASVYYLNQEQDNSMNVNLSETLKGVPGLQLNNRENYAQDLQISMRGFGARSSFGVRGVRLYVDGIPATMPDGQGQTSNIDLNSLDHIEVLGGAFSSLYGNSSGGTILTTTTEGQGADSIELGHSAGSQNKGQTKLVLQGGSENASEPSYIISSSYFDTNGYRDHSSAHKVLNNAKLTWDLEDGSKINWMNNYVKIAADDPGGLTRDQWKANPRQVATNVLLYNARKEIEQLQTGLTWNKPINDQHELYGMAYWGQRAVTQYQSIPRTAQGGVNHAGGVIDFDRNFYGTDLRWTGKDILPDIQLIAGLAFDAMTEDRKGYQNFLGDRLGVKGELRRDEDNTLWNLDPYLQASYHFAPDWTLDAGLRYSNVHFKSKDKFLANGNNSGKTDYQKLLPSMALSWQILPELMTYVSYAQGFETPTFTEMSYPANTAENRSFSLKAAESETYEMGLKSANTLGDFTVAVFHTTTQDDIVSAGNDNGRSTFRNADQTLREGIELSWNKSLWRDLTAQASYSYIDATFDADIPEILNQNGNIAVSRVESGNYIPGIAKNQAFLSLGWKPENGLSAGLDVRYSDRIYVNDTNTEYAPSYTVAGANVGYKWNMKDWSVKTFARVDNLFDKDYSGSVIVNESNSRFFEPAEGRNWSAGLSVTKEF; translated from the coding sequence ATGTATCAAAGCCCGAAATTTCCATTTGTGAAATCGACCTTGTCCTGCCTGATTGCTTGCGCAGGTCAGAATATTTATGCAGAAAATGACACACAAGAAGTCCAAAGGTTAGACACGATTATCATTCAAGCGACCCGTACCGATCGGGAGCGATTGACCACACCGGCATCAGTGTATTATCTGAATCAAGAACAAGATAACAGCATGAATGTGAACCTGTCGGAAACATTAAAAGGCGTTCCAGGATTACAGTTAAATAATCGTGAAAACTATGCCCAGGACCTGCAAATTTCGATGCGAGGCTTTGGCGCTCGCTCCAGTTTTGGTGTGCGTGGTGTGCGTTTATATGTGGATGGAATCCCTGCAACGATGCCGGATGGGCAGGGGCAAACCTCGAATATTGATTTGAACAGTCTGGATCATATTGAGGTTTTGGGTGGTGCGTTTTCCTCGTTGTATGGCAACTCTTCGGGGGGAACGATTTTAACCACCACAACGGAAGGGCAAGGCGCTGACTCAATTGAACTGGGGCATTCTGCAGGGAGTCAGAACAAAGGGCAGACCAAGCTGGTTTTGCAAGGCGGTTCAGAGAATGCTTCAGAGCCAAGCTATATCATCAGCTCCTCTTATTTTGATACCAATGGTTACCGTGATCACAGCAGTGCACATAAAGTTCTGAATAATGCCAAGCTGACCTGGGATCTGGAAGATGGTTCTAAAATCAACTGGATGAATAACTATGTCAAAATTGCAGCGGATGATCCGGGTGGTTTAACCCGAGACCAGTGGAAGGCCAATCCCCGACAGGTAGCGACCAACGTCCTTCTTTATAATGCACGTAAAGAAATTGAGCAGCTGCAAACAGGTTTGACCTGGAATAAACCGATCAATGATCAGCATGAACTGTATGGTATGGCCTACTGGGGACAGCGCGCAGTCACGCAATATCAGTCGATTCCTCGTACAGCACAAGGTGGAGTTAATCATGCGGGTGGCGTGATTGATTTTGACCGTAATTTTTATGGGACAGATTTACGCTGGACGGGTAAAGATATTCTGCCAGATATCCAACTGATTGCTGGTCTCGCTTTTGATGCCATGACTGAAGACCGTAAAGGCTATCAAAACTTTTTAGGTGATCGCTTGGGGGTTAAAGGTGAACTACGTCGAGATGAAGATAATACCCTGTGGAATTTAGATCCGTATTTGCAAGCTTCTTATCACTTTGCTCCCGATTGGACCTTGGATGCCGGCCTGCGCTATAGCAATGTGCATTTCAAGTCTAAAGACAAGTTTCTGGCGAATGGCAATAATTCAGGTAAAACCGATTATCAGAAATTATTGCCCTCCATGGCTTTAAGCTGGCAGATTTTACCTGAGCTGATGACTTATGTCAGTTATGCACAAGGCTTTGAAACGCCGACCTTTACCGAAATGTCCTATCCTGCAAATACTGCAGAAAACCGCAGCTTCAGTTTAAAAGCAGCAGAAAGTGAAACCTATGAGATGGGATTGAAATCTGCCAATACATTAGGTGATTTTACTGTTGCAGTTTTCCATACGACGACTCAGGATGACATTGTTTCTGCAGGTAATGACAATGGTCGCTCTACTTTCCGTAATGCAGATCAAACTTTAAGAGAAGGTATTGAACTCTCCTGGAATAAAAGTTTATGGCGTGATCTCACTGCTCAAGCCAGCTATAGCTATATAGATGCAACTTTTGATGCTGATATTCCTGAAATTTTAAATCAGAATGGCAATATTGCAGTGTCGAGAGTTGAATCAGGAAACTATATTCCCGGTATTGCCAAAAATCAGGCATTTTTAAGTCTGGGCTGGAAACCTGAAAATGGTTTGAGTGCAGGTTTGGATGTACGTTATTCAGATCGAATTTATGTCAATGATACCAATACTGAATATGCACCCAGCTATACTGTTGCTGGTGCCAATGTTGGCTATAAATGGAATATGAAAGACTGGTCTGTCAAAACTTTTGCACGTGTCGATAATCTTTTTGATAAAGACTATTCAGGTTCAGTGATTGTCAATGAAAGCAATAGCCGTTTCTTTGAGCCGGCAGAAGGGCGGAACTGGAGCGCTGGTCTGAGTGTAACAAAAGAGTTTTAA
- a CDS encoding glucose/quinate/shikimate family membrane-bound PQQ-dependent dehydrogenase has protein sequence MNTSSSGSVLKTILAVIAAVFGIGLLIGGIYLAVLGGSWYYIIAGILFIATAVLLYKRKSAALLVYAVFVLATVVWGLWEVGSDFFALAPRLDILGLFGLALLIPAVTRGFDQSKGAKIALGGSLAITIAVMIYAVFNDPQEIRGELKSQQPATHQPIPGVADEDWPAYGRTQSGLRYSPLKQINTENVKDLQVAWEYHTGEFKTENDSGETTNQVTPIKVGDNMYICTTHQKLTALDPATGKAKWTYDPKLKADHTYQHLTCRGVSYYDVNNTVGFESSLAAKKTTSAECPQKVILPVNDGRLVAVNATTGKVCSDFGKNGEVDLQKDMPFPYPGGYIPTSPPVVTGTTIIIAGSTTDNYSTEEPSGVIRGYDVNTGELLWVFDTGAEDPNLIPAPGQKFVHNSPNAWAPLAYDAELDIVYVPTGVGTPDIYGGHRTELDERYANSMLALNATTGKLVWNFQTTHHDLWDMDVPSQPTLTEIKDKNGNMIPAIYVLTKTGNAFVLDRRNGKAIVPITEKPVPQSVKRGPQTKGEFYSKTQPFSDFNLAPQEKLTDKQMWGATMFDQLVCRVAFHKLNYDGIYTPPSENGTLVFPGNLGVFEWGGMSVNPDRQIALTNPIGLPFVSKLIPQDPNRPKTAKGAGTEAGVQPMYGVPYGVEISAFLSPFGLPCKQPSWGFVAGVDLNTHEVAWKRRIGTIRDSMPGIPLPPFKMGVPMLGGPISTAGNVMFVGGTQDNYIRAINVNNGDELWKGRLPAGGQATPMTYEANGKQYVVIMAGGHGSFGTKMGDSLVAYALPDNK, from the coding sequence TTCGTTTTGGCGACAGTGGTGTGGGGGCTGTGGGAAGTCGGTTCAGATTTCTTTGCACTCGCGCCGCGTTTAGATATTTTAGGGTTGTTTGGTCTGGCCCTGCTGATTCCGGCAGTAACACGCGGTTTTGATCAAAGTAAAGGTGCGAAAATTGCCCTGGGTGGTTCACTGGCTATTACCATCGCTGTCATGATTTATGCTGTATTTAATGACCCGCAAGAAATTCGCGGTGAATTAAAATCCCAGCAGCCTGCAACCCACCAGCCAATTCCCGGTGTGGCAGATGAAGACTGGCCGGCTTATGGCCGTACCCAGTCCGGTTTGCGTTATTCACCCTTAAAGCAGATTAATACTGAAAATGTCAAAGATTTGCAGGTGGCTTGGGAATATCACACGGGCGAATTCAAGACTGAAAATGACTCGGGTGAAACCACCAATCAGGTTACCCCAATCAAGGTGGGTGACAACATGTACATCTGTACCACTCACCAGAAATTGACTGCGCTTGATCCGGCAACTGGTAAGGCGAAATGGACCTATGATCCGAAATTAAAAGCTGATCATACCTATCAGCATTTAACCTGCCGTGGTGTATCTTATTATGATGTCAACAATACGGTAGGTTTTGAAAGCAGTCTCGCTGCGAAGAAAACCACATCGGCTGAATGTCCACAAAAAGTGATTTTACCGGTCAATGATGGGCGTCTGGTTGCGGTCAATGCGACCACCGGTAAAGTCTGCTCTGACTTTGGTAAAAATGGCGAAGTCGATCTGCAAAAAGATATGCCATTCCCATATCCGGGCGGTTATATTCCAACCTCACCGCCTGTAGTAACCGGCACCACCATTATTATTGCGGGTTCAACTACCGACAACTATTCAACTGAAGAACCATCGGGTGTGATCCGTGGTTATGACGTGAATACCGGTGAACTGCTTTGGGTATTTGACACAGGCGCTGAAGATCCGAATTTGATTCCTGCACCGGGTCAAAAATTTGTACATAATTCACCTAATGCATGGGCACCTTTGGCCTATGATGCAGAGCTGGATATCGTCTACGTACCAACGGGTGTCGGTACACCGGATATTTATGGTGGTCACCGGACTGAGCTGGACGAGCGTTATGCCAACTCGATGCTGGCCTTGAATGCGACGACCGGCAAACTGGTATGGAACTTCCAGACTACCCATCACGATTTGTGGGATATGGACGTACCTTCACAGCCGACATTGACCGAGATCAAAGATAAAAACGGGAATATGATTCCGGCTATTTATGTCTTGACCAAAACCGGGAATGCTTTTGTGCTGGATCGTCGTAATGGTAAAGCCATTGTACCGATTACCGAGAAACCGGTACCGCAATCTGTGAAGCGTGGACCTCAAACCAAAGGCGAGTTCTATTCTAAAACTCAACCGTTCTCTGATTTTAATCTGGCGCCACAAGAGAAATTGACCGATAAACAGATGTGGGGTGCGACCATGTTCGACCAGTTGGTCTGCCGTGTTGCGTTCCACAAATTGAATTACGATGGCATTTATACCCCACCTTCTGAAAATGGGACGCTGGTCTTCCCGGGTAACCTGGGTGTGTTTGAATGGGGCGGTATGTCGGTGAATCCGGACCGTCAAATTGCACTGACCAACCCGATTGGCCTGCCATTTGTATCAAAACTGATTCCTCAAGATCCGAACCGTCCTAAGACGGCTAAAGGTGCAGGCACAGAAGCCGGCGTTCAACCGATGTATGGCGTGCCTTATGGCGTTGAAATCAGTGCGTTCCTGTCTCCGTTTGGGCTGCCGTGTAAACAGCCATCATGGGGCTTTGTTGCAGGTGTGGACTTAAATACTCATGAAGTGGCCTGGAAACGCCGTATCGGTACCATTCGTGACAGTATGCCAGGCATTCCATTGCCGCCATTCAAAATGGGTGTGCCGATGCTGGGTGGACCTATTTCAACTGCGGGCAACGTGATGTTTGTGGGCGGAACTCAAGATAACTATATCCGTGCCATTAACGTGAACAACGGTGATGAATTGTGGAAAGGGCGTCTACCTGCGGGTGGTCAGGCTACACCAATGACTTATGAAGCGAATGGCAAGCAGTATGTGGTCATTATGGCGGGTGGTCATGGTTCCTTTGGGACTAAAATGGGCGACTCTCTGGTGGCTTATGCCTTGCCAGACAATAAATAG